The window GTTCGTCGTGCGATTCTCGTGGGGTCTGCTGGTAATCTTCTCGTGTCTCTCCTCTACCGGCCTTGCACAAGCGAGCGGCATCAAGCCAGGCGACGTGATCACTCCTGACAACGCATCGCAAGTGGCTGATCTCGTCAGTCCTGGCGACTATGTGCTCGTCAAGCAAGGGATGCGGATGAAGATCGTGCCGACGGGACGCCTCGAATGGCCGCCGCCATACAAGCAGGCGACCGAGAAGTATTCGCCGCAGGTCGGCCTCACCGGGAATGGCGAATTGCAGAACTACGTCGCAGGCCCTCGGTACGTTCGATATCGAAATAGAAAGACACGTGGCCGATTCGAAAGTGCTCGATAGGCCCGTTGCTGGCGGCTGAAAAGCTGGCGATCTCAACTTCGCGCAGATCAGCGTCGTCGGTGTATTCCGGTCGGTAGCTGAAATTCCACATCACCTTCGTCGCTGCCTGAGGAACGTTGGGATCGAAGAGAGGAAACCAATTCCTACCGATCCCGAGGGAACTGGCCCCGGGATCCGC is drawn from Candidatus Binataceae bacterium and contains these coding sequences:
- a CDS encoding DUF1329 domain-containing protein, with product MRFSWGLLVIFSCLSSTGLAQASGIKPGDVITPDNASQVADLVSPGDYVLVKQGMRMKIVPTGRLEWPPPYKQATEKYSPQVGLTGNGELQNYVAGPRYVRYRNRKTRGRFESAR